One window of the Trifolium pratense cultivar HEN17-A07 linkage group LG2, ARS_RC_1.1, whole genome shotgun sequence genome contains the following:
- the LOC123905416 gene encoding uncharacterized protein LOC123905416 — translation MEFRCLFAYGYVLNFDGCEKRLAYITDALLPSKRKSRRRGVALIDKWLTFPDMGHIVASILGKAVVKLTKQGASETFFPLRGVPSSDPYSLVICVGAIPGHYVYIRLKDGCPIPPTCVQWKQHCSQEAIVWESYFAIQQAKYSKLMHEQIVHDKKSARVGSSFCDPIDL, via the coding sequence ATGGAATTTCGATGTCTTTTTGCATACGGTTATGTACTTAATTTCGATGGGTGTGAGAAGCGTTTGGCTTATATCACAGATGCACTCTTGCCATCAAAGAGAAAGTCCAGGAGACGCGGTGTTGCATTGATCGACAAATGGTTAACCTTCCCGGATATGGGACACATTGTAGCTTCTATTTTGGGCAAAGCAGTCGTTAAGTTGACGAAACAAGGAGCATCCGAGACATTTTTTCCATTGCGCGGTGTTCCATCATCCGACCCTTATTCGCTGGTTATTTGTGTTGGAGCTATTCCCGGTCATTATGTCTATATCAGGTTGAAGGATGGTTGTCCGATACCTCCAACGTGTGTTCAATGGAAACAACATTGTTCACAAGAAGCTATTGTTTGGGAGTCATATTTTGCTATTCAACAAGCCAAATATAGTAAACTAATGCACGAGCAAATTGTCCACGACAAGAAGAGTGCCCGTGTTGGTTCCAGTTTTTGTGATCCAATTgacctttaa